CTAATTTCTCTTGCCAATGGTACCTGATAAGCTGCATTTGCACCTGGTTTTTCTTGTGCGACAATCGGACCTTCACCGCCGGAGCTGACATGGAATAGGTCTACGCCAGCATCCTTGTAAGCTTTGGAAAATGCGATACTTTCTTCAATACCATAACCACCGTCGACATATTCCTTCGCGGATATGCGCATAAGGAGTGGCATTTGGTCTGGCATAACGCTTTTCACTGCTCGAATGATTTGTTGTCCGAACAACGTCAAGTCTTTACCGTATTCGTCCGTGCGTTTATTTGTAAACGGGGATTGAAATTCATGTATTAGGTAGCCATGTGCTGCGTGAAGTTCAATCGTGTCCACACCTGTCTTGATCGCTCGTTCTGCAGCTAGTTGGAACTTTTCCACCATTGCCCTAGTCTCATCTGTCGTCAAAGCACGAGGCGTTTTGGAGTTCTCGTCGAAAGGAATAGCAGATGGCGCCACCGGTACTTCGGCATCTTCTGCTTTTCGTCCTGCATGAGCAATCTGAATTCCTACTTTGGCACCGTATTGATGGCAGGCATCAACGATCCGCTTCAAAGGTGCGATATGGTCATCAGACCATATCCCAAGGTCGAAATCGGTAGTTCGACCATCCGGCTCCACATCGGTCATCTCAATAATGATAAGACCAGCTCCACCGATTGCGCGACTAACATAGTGATTATAATGCCAATCATTTACGATTCCATCCTTATTCTCAACAGCATATTGACACATTGGTGGCATAACGACGCGGTTTTTTAGTTTCAGTCCTTTTAGCTTATATTGCGTAAATAAATGATCCATTTTGCACTACTCCCTTATGTTTGGATTTAAATTGAAAAGTACGTTATATTTCTTATAAGTCGAAGTATATCGCACGATTATTCATTAATCCAATTATAAAATAGAGCAATATGTATAAAAATATTTATAGAAAAACAAAGGATGAACGGCGAATCGTTTCATCTGTTTTGTTCAATAATCGTTTCGATGAATTCGTTAAGTTCAAGCGAATGTTTATTTTTTGATTTGTACCCGAGTAGCAAGTCGTTAGGAATCTTCATTTCCTCAAAGACCATTTTCCATTTTTGCTCACTTTGCGTACATTGATCCAAAATATAGGTCGGTAGCAAGCTAAACCCTGCTCCTTCTTCGATCGCTCGTAATATTAAATGCAAGCTTGGGATAACATGTACTGGCTTCATTTGCGGTCGTTTCTTGAAATATTCTCGCCAATACCTACGAATAATCGGAAGCTCGAGACCGTAGCTTAACCAACGTTGCTCAGACAACCACTGCTCCCTTTCCTTCAGATCAGAAGTATTCGGAACCTCTGTCCCCGCTGGTGCAATGACTACAAAGTTTTCCTCCATAAATCGTACATATTCAATGCCAGGGGTAGCGATTTTTTTGGAAGTCATAATGATATCCACCCGATCATCTTGCAGAATCTCCAACAATTGCTCTGCTGTTCCTAAATAAGTGATTGTGCTCAAATCGGGACGCGTTAGTTGTTTCAAGATTTTCTCGACAAACATCGCTGGAGACGCTCCGATTTTCATTACTTTTAGGGTTGGAGACGGGGATTTCAAACTCATTGTCGCCTCCTCTAAAGACTCGATGAGCGGTGCTAATTGTGAATACAACTGTTTACCGCGTTCGGTTGGGATCATCTTTCGAGAGGCGCGTGTAAACAACAGTTCCCCAACTTCCGCCTCAAGGGAAGCAAGATGTTGACTCATCGCAGGTTGGGTCATAATTCGGGATTTCGCGGCTTCGGATACGGAATTGTGTTTATATATTTCGGTAAAACTTCTATACCATTCGAAATCGA
This window of the Paenibacillus sp. FSL R10-2734 genome carries:
- a CDS encoding NADH:flavin oxidoreductase/NADH oxidase, coding for MDHLFTQYKLKGLKLKNRVVMPPMCQYAVENKDGIVNDWHYNHYVSRAIGGAGLIIIEMTDVEPDGRTTDFDLGIWSDDHIAPLKRIVDACHQYGAKVGIQIAHAGRKAEDAEVPVAPSAIPFDENSKTPRALTTDETRAMVEKFQLAAERAIKTGVDTIELHAAHGYLIHEFQSPFTNKRTDEYGKDLTLFGQQIIRAVKSVMPDQMPLLMRISAKEYVDGGYGIEESIAFSKAYKDAGVDLFHVSSGGEGPIVAQEKPGANAAYQVPLAREIRNALNVPVIAVGRLDEPVLANAVIGNEEADLVAVGRGMLRNPYWALEAATKIGKETQIPGVYGAGFRDLSK
- a CDS encoding LysR family transcriptional regulator — protein: MVDFEWYRSFTEIYKHNSVSEAAKSRIMTQPAMSQHLASLEAEVGELLFTRASRKMIPTERGKQLYSQLAPLIESLEEATMSLKSPSPTLKVMKIGASPAMFVEKILKQLTRPDLSTITYLGTAEQLLEILQDDRVDIIMTSKKIATPGIEYVRFMEENFVVIAPAGTEVPNTSDLKEREQWLSEQRWLSYGLELPIIRRYWREYFKKRPQMKPVHVIPSLHLILRAIEEGAGFSLLPTYILDQCTQSEQKWKMVFEEMKIPNDLLLGYKSKNKHSLELNEFIETIIEQNR